Proteins co-encoded in one Octopus bimaculoides isolate UCB-OBI-ISO-001 chromosome 7, ASM119413v2, whole genome shotgun sequence genomic window:
- the LOC106873379 gene encoding anaphase-promoting complex subunit 15 isoform X1, translated as MFRPLFPALVPKAVDPFWFPVDKPCLDESEISALEADYNNWAQSVGDKDNAIVPIGKTAQEHYDEEEEEEEEEEVDDESDTNDDELDTDMVDDRDSADDFDFRGRRNSLNLVDMDAQVTAGSSPMWGV; from the exons ATGTTTCGACCGTTGTTTCCAGCTCTTGTTCCAAAAGCAGTGGATCCTTTCTGGTTTCCCGTTGATAAACCTTGCCTCGATGAATCTGAAATAAGTGCACTGGAAGCTGATTACAACAACTGG gcTCAGAGCGTCGGTGATAAAGACAATGCTATAGTACCAATAGGGAAAACTGCCCAGGAG CattatgatgaagaagaagaagaagaggaggaggaagaagttgATGATGAGAGTGACACTAATGATGATGAACTTGACACAGATATGGTTGATGACAGGGATTCTGCCGATGAT TTTGACTTTAGAGGCCGCCGAAACAGTCTCAACCTG GTTGACATGGATGCCCAAGTAACTGCTGGGAGCTCTCCCATGTGGGGAGTctga
- the LOC106873379 gene encoding anaphase-promoting complex subunit 15 isoform X4, with protein sequence MFRPLFPALVPKAVDPFWFPVDKPCLDESEISALEADYNNWAQSVGDKDNAIVPIGKTAQEHYDEEEEEEEEEEVDDESDTNDDELDTDMVDDRDSADDFDFRGRRNSLNLFSGFV encoded by the exons ATGTTTCGACCGTTGTTTCCAGCTCTTGTTCCAAAAGCAGTGGATCCTTTCTGGTTTCCCGTTGATAAACCTTGCCTCGATGAATCTGAAATAAGTGCACTGGAAGCTGATTACAACAACTGG gcTCAGAGCGTCGGTGATAAAGACAATGCTATAGTACCAATAGGGAAAACTGCCCAGGAG CattatgatgaagaagaagaagaagaggaggaggaagaagttgATGATGAGAGTGACACTAATGATGATGAACTTGACACAGATATGGTTGATGACAGGGATTCTGCCGATGAT TTTGACTTTAGAGGCCGCCGAAACAGTCTCAACCTG ttttctgGTTTTGTGTAG
- the LOC106873379 gene encoding anaphase-promoting complex subunit 15 isoform X6, whose product MFRPLFPALVPKAVDPFWFPVDKPCLDESEISALEADYNNWAQSVGDKDNAIVPIGKTAQEHYDEEEEEEEEEEVDDESDTNDDELDTDMVDDRDSADDFSGFV is encoded by the exons ATGTTTCGACCGTTGTTTCCAGCTCTTGTTCCAAAAGCAGTGGATCCTTTCTGGTTTCCCGTTGATAAACCTTGCCTCGATGAATCTGAAATAAGTGCACTGGAAGCTGATTACAACAACTGG gcTCAGAGCGTCGGTGATAAAGACAATGCTATAGTACCAATAGGGAAAACTGCCCAGGAG CattatgatgaagaagaagaagaagaggaggaggaagaagttgATGATGAGAGTGACACTAATGATGATGAACTTGACACAGATATGGTTGATGACAGGGATTCTGCCGATGAT ttttctgGTTTTGTGTAG
- the LOC106873379 gene encoding anaphase-promoting complex subunit 15 isoform X5: protein MFRPLFPALVPKAVDPFWFPVDKPCLDESEISALEADYNNWAQSVGDKDNAIVPIGKTAQEHYDEEEEEEEEEEVDDESDTNDDELDTDMVDDRDSADDIYLERSLRVNTAVIEG from the exons ATGTTTCGACCGTTGTTTCCAGCTCTTGTTCCAAAAGCAGTGGATCCTTTCTGGTTTCCCGTTGATAAACCTTGCCTCGATGAATCTGAAATAAGTGCACTGGAAGCTGATTACAACAACTGG gcTCAGAGCGTCGGTGATAAAGACAATGCTATAGTACCAATAGGGAAAACTGCCCAGGAG CattatgatgaagaagaagaagaagaggaggaggaagaagttgATGATGAGAGTGACACTAATGATGATGAACTTGACACAGATATGGTTGATGACAGGGATTCTGCCGATGAT ATTTATTTGGAGCGGAGTTTGAGAGTAAATACAGCAGTCATCGAGG GTTGA
- the LOC106873379 gene encoding anaphase-promoting complex subunit 15 isoform X3: MFRPLFPALVPKAVDPFWFPVDKPCLDESEISALEADYNNWAQSVGDKDNAIVPIGKTAQEHYDEEEEEEEEEEVDDESDTNDDELDTDMVDDRDSADDVDMDAQVTAGSSPMWGV; this comes from the exons ATGTTTCGACCGTTGTTTCCAGCTCTTGTTCCAAAAGCAGTGGATCCTTTCTGGTTTCCCGTTGATAAACCTTGCCTCGATGAATCTGAAATAAGTGCACTGGAAGCTGATTACAACAACTGG gcTCAGAGCGTCGGTGATAAAGACAATGCTATAGTACCAATAGGGAAAACTGCCCAGGAG CattatgatgaagaagaagaagaagaggaggaggaagaagttgATGATGAGAGTGACACTAATGATGATGAACTTGACACAGATATGGTTGATGACAGGGATTCTGCCGATGAT GTTGACATGGATGCCCAAGTAACTGCTGGGAGCTCTCCCATGTGGGGAGTctga
- the LOC106873379 gene encoding anaphase-promoting complex subunit 15 isoform X2, with protein sequence MFRPLFPALVPKAVDPFWFPVDKPCLDESEISALEADYNNWAQSVGDKDNAIVPIGKTAQEHYDEEEEEEEEEEVDDESDTNDDELDTDMVDDRDSADDFDFRGRRNSLNLIYLERSLRVNTAVIEG encoded by the exons ATGTTTCGACCGTTGTTTCCAGCTCTTGTTCCAAAAGCAGTGGATCCTTTCTGGTTTCCCGTTGATAAACCTTGCCTCGATGAATCTGAAATAAGTGCACTGGAAGCTGATTACAACAACTGG gcTCAGAGCGTCGGTGATAAAGACAATGCTATAGTACCAATAGGGAAAACTGCCCAGGAG CattatgatgaagaagaagaagaagaggaggaggaagaagttgATGATGAGAGTGACACTAATGATGATGAACTTGACACAGATATGGTTGATGACAGGGATTCTGCCGATGAT TTTGACTTTAGAGGCCGCCGAAACAGTCTCAACCTG ATTTATTTGGAGCGGAGTTTGAGAGTAAATACAGCAGTCATCGAGG GTTGA